A genomic window from Dermacentor silvarum isolate Dsil-2018 chromosome 9, BIME_Dsil_1.4, whole genome shotgun sequence includes:
- the LOC119463511 gene encoding uncharacterized protein LOC119463511, translating to MLSLFFCCLKECEAETHVVLTCKKEYKDASWETSYDVKDAACDPMNVAHTTSSPGFCGYASVSSYSSEKASAILKCIAGVSLSVFTKLLCLVVQALKVQGNEDTTSASNELLFFLMKLKLNLSYLSLAVFFRLHRTTCSRHFLLILSTLHAKMRPVIYWPSQSTTQLMMPNCFKADYVNCRVIIDCAEVPCAAPSTVHEKVLMYSSYKGTYTVKFLVGITPSGIISYISRPYGGRATDSLITSDCGILHMLEPGDLVLADKGFPQIRSALVERGVQFQMPIFARPNEPFTREEVLSTYKTASARIHVERCIQRMKLFRILSEKLSADLLPHIGKIVDMCEVLANLQAPIIKDKD from the exons ATGCTGAGCCTCTTCTTTTGTTGTTTAAAAGAATGCGAAGCTGAGACGCAC GTTGTTCTTACCTGCAAGAAGGAATACAAGGATGCATCATGGGAAACATCCTACGACGTCAAGGACGCTGCATGTGATCCTATGAACGTTGCCCACACGACCTCAAGCCCTGGCTTCTGTGGTTATGCGAGTGTTTCATCCTACTCCAGTGAAAAAGCTTCAGCTATTTTAAAGTGTATTGCTGGAGTTTCACTGAGTGTTTTTACAAAGCTGCTATGTCTTGTAGTTCAGGCGCTCAAGGTACAggggaatgaggacaccaccagTGCTTCAAacgaattgcttttttttttgatgaagctAAAACTAAACTTGTCCTACTTGTCCTTGGCAGTGTTTTTTCGGTTGCACAGAACCACATGTTCAAGGCATTTTCTGCTCATCCTTTCCACTCTCCATGCAAAAATGCGGCCAGTAATTTACTGGCCATCACAGTCAACCACACAGTTGATGATGCCCAACTGCTTCAAGGCCGACTATGTGAACTGCAGGGTTATCATTGACTGCGCAGAAGTACCCTGCGCGGCGCCAAGCACTGTCCATGAGAAAGTCCTAATGTATTCTAGCTACAAAGGAACATACACTGTGAAATTCCTTGTAGGAATAACTCCAAGTGGCATCATAAGCTATATTTCAAGGCCTTATGGGGGCCGTGCCACCGACTCTCTTATCACATCTGACTGTGGCATATTGCACATGCTTGAGCCAGGGGACCTTGTGCTCGCTGACAAGGGCTTTCCTCAAATCAGGAGTGCTCTTGTGGAGCGAGGAGTTCAGTTTCAGATGCCAATCTTTGCACGACCAAATGAGCCTTTTACACGTGAGGAGGTTCTCAGCACCTACAAGACAGCAAGTGCAAGGATACATGTTGAGCGGTGCATACAGCGCATGAAGCTTTTCAGAATATTGTCAGAAAAACTGTCTGCTGATCTGCTTCCTCACATTGGCAAAATCGTCGACATGTGTGAAGTGCTGGCAAATTTGCAGGCTCCAATTATTAAGGACAAAGATTAG